From Zea mays cultivar B73 chromosome 3, Zm-B73-REFERENCE-NAM-5.0, whole genome shotgun sequence:
GGTCGCCTCCTATTCTCATATGTAGTGGCACAACAATCAAGTGAAGCACAACTCAAGAGGAGGCCAATGCGGGCACAATACTACTCAGTTAGTGAACAGAGAACACTGAACAACCAAAATATCATAGCAATTACGGTCTGAAGAGGTCCTCATCTCAATCTCTGAATTCTAAACAGAGGAGTGGTCGCCTACTCGCCTGTTCAGCCGCTGAAAAGACAACAGAGGAGGACGAGAACGCgctggaggggggggggggctctgCAGACTACAACCGACGCACGATGGAGGGAGCGCAGCTGCTGCTCGAGCAGAGGGCCGCCAAAGCACAACAGGGCAGCAGGAGAGGAGAGCGGCGACAATGGGTAAGGGACGGCGACGCTAGAGAAGGGGTGGCTGAGCTGGGGAAGAGCGCACGCGCAATAGTGCGTACCGTATTGGTACAAGCAGGGGCATAGGGCAAAAAAACGTTTGTGTTGTGTACAGATGGTGGGCCGACCCACATAATAGAGGTCGGATTAGTGGCCCAAACAATCATAACTAGTTGACCATAACCCCTAGTCggacgactaatcgcgattagtcggcgaCTAGGACGACTAATCTCTATCTAGTCGCTCTAGTCGAGTCGGAGACCCTAATCGAGCTCGGACTAGAGATAAGGCCGACtcgcgactaatcgcgattagtcggacgactttaaAACCTTGCTTCAGTAGCTCAACCCCTGCTGCTCTGTAATTATATGCTGCACAATTCATTGTGGATTGCATTTCTTGTAGATTTCGGAAGGCTACAAGATTTCCACTTAATAATTCCAATCATACCGGTTCTTTTGATGATCTTACTGTGGATGCACCTTAGCCTCCTTTCCATGTTGTTTTCTTCTTTCTATGCCGATGCGGTACCCCTAGCTCCCTCTGTAGGCTTAGAGTGCACCTGTCTATAGATTGTCTGTCCATTTATTTATTGAAAACAACCTTATTATTGTTATTGTCTTTCTGTACAGCTAGGCGGTGTTGAGTTGTGACATTTGTATCACATGAATGAACTCAGAGCATCTCATTGTTAAAACTGTGAGCATATCAATTCCCCTCCTTTAAGCAATATGGGAGCTAATTGCTGCATTGCTGCAAAGGAGAGGACACAACCATGCATTACTCCATTAGAAGTATCAGCGTACAGGAATGTGAGACATTCACCATCATGGAGCTTTCGGTGGGACAATCGCACACATATAGAAGACATAATGGAAATCCCTACTCTGTTTTCCAACCATAGTAGTGGAAGCATTCGGCCTGATACAAAGAGTGGTTCCATTGCCCCGACCGAAGGGTTTTCTAATGGAAATAGCCTTGGAACTAGCCCTTCCAATGTGTCTCATGGAACAAAGTGGCACAAATCTGACAAAAAAATGGAAGCATCTAAGGTTACAATGGCTGATCCTCGAGGTAATGAATAAATTGATGCTATGGTCTATATGCTTTCAATGAGCAACCCTTTATTCTCCCTCCTTTTCAAATTATAAGATGTTTTGGTTTTTTATAGATTCATAGTTTTTGCTATGCACTTTGATATACACTATGTATAGAACATAGATAATTAGATACATCGTAAAAGCACTGTATCTGAAAAAACCAGAACATCTTATAATTTGGAAGGGAGGGTGTGTTATTGTAGTCTCCCAAACTGATGAACTTTGTTTACTGATTTGTACTATTTTCAGCTGACCACCCCACTGCAAGTAACTCTTCCCTTGAGGTTTGCATCATTAAGCTACCTGCCAAGAAGTTATTACCTTCTAGGTTCCATGCAGTTGTAATACCACCACATTTGTTGTCTGACATATTTTTTAATATGTTGTGTAGGCAAAGCTTTTCAGGAAATCACTGGACATGTCAAGTGTTGCTTCAGATTTGAAGACATCAGGGTCTGTTCCTTCAACACCACCCTTAGTATCCAGAGCAGATCCATCATCCTCCAGGGGGCATTCTCAACCTACAGATTCAGATTCGATGAAGAAAGCACGGCGGTCACCAGGGTATCAATTATACAGACAAGTTTCGGACAGCAAAATTCCATCTCTCAGATCTCTCAATGAGATAAGCTCTCCTGAAGGAAGGCCTTCGTCTTCCATGCTATCAGTCTGCAGCAATGACTTGTCAGCAGCAGGATCCTATGCTGAGTCATCTGATGGTTGGTCAATGCGCACATTTTCTGAAATGGTCGCAACATCCCAAAGAGAGAGGTGGTCACTTGATAGCGAACTCTTGGGATCCATTTCTAGTAAAGTGACAAGAACTAGTGCTTCAAATTCTACTACACTTCCCCCTGAGCAAGAGGTGTGCAAGCTGTGCTTGAAGCTGttgaaggagagatcaacatggAATGCTCAGGAGCTGGCCGTTGTTGCTGTTCTGTTGTGTGGACATGTGTACCATGCTGACTGTCTGGACAGCATAACTACAGAAGCTGACAAATACGATCCGCCATGCCCTGTATGCACGCATGGTGAGAAATGTACAGTGAAGCTATTTGGGAAGCTGGAATCCAAGGTTAAGAACAAGATACCAAAAAATGTGGCAGCTGATATCAATCCAGATGGGAACAGTAATAAGCACCAGAAGAAAGGTAGAAGAGAGCCCAGGTTAGGTACAAGCTCAAGCATGAAGGTCCCATTCAGTCGCCCGTTTTTGAGGAGACATTTCTCCATTGGGTCTCGACCGCCTCGGTCAGTCTCAGAAACCGATTCGACGAGAAAGAAGGGATTCTGGGCAAGACATTGGAGGGAGTAGAATAGCCTCCAATTGCCATTAGGTGGGCTGGTTTCCATTAGTGTGTTTTGGTAAGTTCAATTTCATATAGCAGGTTACTAGTTCTATTCATTTCGTCATCATGGCCTTCATGGGGATGAATTCGAATGTGTTGAATTTGGAATTTCTCGTGTCATCCCTGAACATTTTGAAATGGACAACAACATTATTAATTGAATGTCTTTTCACAGGAAGGGTCTTCGAGAGGAGGTGAACTCCCCAGCATGCAAGCTCACGGAGTTCAGACTGGCACAAGGGCTGCCGTCCTGGCGGGCAACCAACATATTTGGAAGTTTCTCCCAGCCATAATATTCGGATACTGGTGCAGAGCGCACGCTAGCGCCGGTCCCAGCAGATCCATTATAGTAGAATAACAAGGTTTTTTATACCATGCGAGATAcggttgttgtaggccctggttgCAGCTTAGTAATAGTAGCAATCTAACAGAAACGGTGTGGCCTTCATGGATGTAAGGCCCAATGCTGGGTTACACAACCAG
This genomic window contains:
- the LOC100382007 gene encoding putative RING zinc finger domain superfamily protein is translated as MGANCCIAAKERTQPCITPLEVSAYRNVRHSPSWSFRWDNRTHIEDIMEIPTLFSNHSSGSIRPDTKSGSIAPTEGFSNGNSLGTSPSNVSHGTKWHKSDKKMEASKVTMADPRADHPTASNSSLEAKLFRKSLDMSSVASDLKTSGSVPSTPPLVSRADPSSSRGHSQPTDSDSMKKARRSPGYQLYRQVSDSKIPSLRSLNEISSPEGRPSSSMLSVCSNDLSAAGSYAESSDGWSMRTFSEMVATSQRERWSLDSELLGSISSKVTRTSASNSTTLPPEQEVCKLCLKLLKERSTWNAQELAVVAVLLCGHVYHADCLDSITTEADKYDPPCPVCTHGEKCTVKLFGKLESKVKNKIPKNVAADINPDGNSNKHQKKGRREPRLGTSSSMKVPFSRPFLRRHFSIGSRPPRSVSETDSTRKKGFWARHWRE